From a single Microbacterium murale genomic region:
- a CDS encoding LmeA family phospholipid-binding protein, with protein MSDENPTRPYPDHSTEHPTLVLPKDAGVETPKRRRPRWPWVLLIVVLVLAALVVAAEFVARAVLPGIVRGIVIEQLELPADQPLEVDASGVLLPQLIGGRLDRLHLSTDSVTIGGITGAADVTATGVPLRGGDLTDARGTVRIDAEQFTALVAASDLPIDSIAFAEPDVTVSGSLPVFGFSLPIALTLTPGADAGELLLTPVSLQVAGATLNAQQIADRFGSIADQLTETQRICIADQLPAGLTMTGLAVEDDVVVVDVQVDGGIVTDETLQENGVCP; from the coding sequence ATGAGCGACGAGAATCCCACGCGGCCCTATCCGGACCACTCGACGGAGCATCCGACGCTCGTCCTCCCGAAGGATGCGGGCGTCGAGACGCCGAAGCGTCGCCGCCCACGCTGGCCGTGGGTACTGCTCATCGTCGTGCTCGTTCTCGCGGCACTGGTCGTCGCAGCCGAGTTCGTCGCGCGCGCAGTCCTCCCCGGTATCGTGCGCGGCATCGTCATCGAGCAGCTCGAGCTGCCCGCAGATCAGCCGCTCGAGGTCGATGCGTCGGGCGTGCTGCTGCCGCAGTTGATCGGCGGTCGGCTCGACCGACTGCACCTGTCGACCGATTCCGTCACGATCGGCGGCATCACAGGGGCGGCCGACGTCACGGCCACCGGAGTGCCACTGCGTGGGGGAGACCTCACCGACGCGCGTGGCACCGTGCGGATCGATGCCGAGCAGTTCACGGCGCTCGTCGCAGCTTCCGATCTGCCCATCGACTCCATCGCATTCGCAGAACCCGATGTGACGGTCTCCGGCAGCCTGCCCGTGTTCGGCTTCTCATTGCCGATCGCCCTGACGCTCACCCCCGGCGCGGACGCGGGAGAACTGCTGCTCACTCCGGTGTCGCTGCAGGTGGCAGGGGCCACGTTGAACGCGCAGCAGATCGCCGATCGCTTCGGCTCGATCGCCGATCAGCTGACCGAGACGCAGCGCATCTGCATCGCCGATCAGCTCCCGGCGGGGCTCACCATGACCGGACTCGCAGTCGAGGACGATGTGGTTGTCGTCGACGTCCAGGTCGACGGAGGGATCGTCACCGACGAGACTCTGCAGGAGAACGGCGTATGCCCCTAG
- a CDS encoding YihY/virulence factor BrkB family protein has protein sequence MDSARTTDSGQRKKPGGIAGLIRSVMAWALARKLVRAVLLYSERRGPILADSVTYRALFSVFAGLLLGFSIAAIWLTGNEQAWAAIIAAVDSAVPGLVGEGGVVEDPSSIDAMEGLSITGIISLIALIGAALGAIGSLRTAVRSIAGSVLDDVLWVWVIVRNLALAVGIAVSFLAAAAVTFVARIGIGLVTDLLGLPEESVAAVWGIRIVSLLVVFALDALLIFGVFRLLSGQRVSGRAIWPGALLGGVGLLVLQELSSLFVGGATSNPLLASFASLLALLIWLNLSAQVMLIACAYIVTGAEEESDRVSATEGARTFAQRRVQRAQQDVKAATGALRAAEKAEAAERNV, from the coding sequence ATGGACAGCGCGCGCACGACCGACTCGGGGCAGAGGAAGAAACCGGGCGGGATCGCCGGACTCATCAGGTCGGTGATGGCCTGGGCGCTGGCGCGCAAGCTCGTGCGTGCAGTGCTCCTGTACTCGGAGCGACGCGGGCCCATCCTCGCCGACAGCGTGACGTACCGTGCCCTGTTCAGCGTGTTCGCCGGTCTGCTGCTCGGGTTCTCGATCGCCGCGATCTGGCTCACCGGCAACGAGCAGGCCTGGGCCGCCATCATCGCCGCGGTCGACTCCGCGGTGCCGGGCCTCGTGGGTGAAGGCGGAGTCGTCGAAGATCCGTCGTCCATCGATGCGATGGAAGGGCTCTCGATCACGGGAATCATCTCGCTGATCGCGTTGATCGGCGCCGCGCTCGGGGCGATAGGGTCGCTGCGCACCGCGGTGCGCAGCATCGCCGGATCAGTGCTGGATGACGTGCTCTGGGTCTGGGTCATCGTGCGCAACCTCGCCCTCGCGGTCGGCATCGCGGTGTCTTTCCTCGCCGCCGCGGCTGTCACGTTCGTCGCCCGCATCGGGATCGGCCTCGTGACCGATCTGCTCGGTCTGCCCGAGGAATCCGTGGCCGCGGTGTGGGGCATCCGGATCGTCTCACTCCTGGTCGTGTTCGCGTTGGACGCCCTTCTGATCTTCGGTGTGTTCCGACTGCTCTCAGGGCAGCGTGTCTCTGGTCGTGCGATCTGGCCGGGTGCACTGCTGGGCGGTGTCGGGCTTCTCGTGCTGCAGGAGCTGTCGAGCCTGTTCGTGGGCGGCGCCACATCCAACCCGCTGCTGGCCTCGTTCGCCTCGCTGCTGGCACTGCTGATCTGGCTCAACCTCAGCGCGCAGGTCATGCTCATAGCCTGCGCTTACATCGTGACGGGTGCCGAGGAGGAGAGCGATCGCGTGTCGGCCACGGAAGGAGCGCGCACCTTCGCCCAGCGACGCGTGCAGCGAGCCCAGCAGGATGTGAAGGCAGCGACCGGCGCCCTACGGGCGGCGGAGAAAGCGGAAGCGGCCGAGCGGAATGTCTAG
- the lysA gene encoding diaminopimelate decarboxylase produces the protein MHSPVVSLAPDWLVVPEDPNALTPAVWPASAHRDSEDVLTIGDVSATELARTHGTPLLVLDEAEVRARARAFHDSFTAAAAAHGTTARVYYAGKAFLSTAIARWVTEEGLNVDVCTRGELEVALAAGVDPANIGFHGNNKSVSEIERAVQVGVGTIIVDSSIEIERIAAVTARTGAVQRVLVRVNSGVHAETHDFLATAHEDQKFGMTFADAETAVARIREVPGLEFLGLHCHIGSQIFGVAGFRESASRVLELHQKLLAGGDIPLLNLGGGFGIAYTSVDDPTPIEQLAAEIVTAVAEGCTSRGITLPVLAFEPGRAIVGTAGVTLYEVGTTKEVRVDSGASRLYVSVDGGMSDNARTALYGAQFSARLASRAGTGAPALARVVGKHCESGDIVVDHEYLPGDVSPGDLLAVPATGAYCASLSSNYNHVPRPPIVAVSGGRSRVIVRGESIDDLLARDAGISTNEGAR, from the coding sequence GTGCATTCTCCTGTTGTCTCGCTCGCCCCGGACTGGCTTGTCGTGCCCGAAGACCCGAATGCGCTGACACCGGCGGTCTGGCCGGCATCCGCCCATCGCGACAGCGAGGACGTCCTCACGATCGGTGACGTCTCCGCGACCGAGTTGGCGCGCACTCACGGCACACCACTGCTCGTCCTCGATGAGGCAGAGGTGCGCGCTCGAGCTCGCGCATTCCACGATTCATTCACCGCGGCCGCTGCCGCGCACGGGACCACGGCACGCGTCTACTACGCGGGCAAAGCCTTCCTGTCGACGGCGATCGCGCGCTGGGTGACCGAAGAGGGCCTCAACGTCGACGTCTGCACCCGCGGCGAACTCGAAGTCGCCCTGGCGGCAGGCGTCGATCCCGCGAACATCGGATTCCATGGCAACAACAAGTCGGTCAGCGAGATCGAGCGGGCGGTGCAGGTCGGTGTCGGCACGATCATCGTCGACAGTTCGATCGAGATCGAGCGCATCGCCGCGGTCACCGCGCGCACCGGCGCTGTTCAGCGAGTGCTCGTCCGCGTCAACAGCGGAGTGCACGCCGAGACACATGACTTCCTTGCGACCGCCCATGAGGATCAGAAGTTCGGCATGACCTTCGCGGATGCCGAGACGGCTGTCGCGCGCATCCGCGAGGTGCCGGGGCTGGAGTTCCTCGGTCTGCATTGCCACATCGGCTCGCAGATCTTCGGCGTGGCCGGATTCCGAGAGTCCGCGTCGCGTGTGCTCGAGCTGCATCAGAAGCTGCTCGCAGGCGGTGACATCCCACTGCTGAACCTCGGCGGAGGCTTCGGAATCGCTTACACCAGCGTCGACGACCCGACTCCGATCGAGCAGCTCGCCGCCGAGATCGTCACAGCGGTCGCCGAAGGCTGCACGTCGCGGGGAATCACGTTGCCGGTACTCGCGTTCGAGCCGGGGCGCGCGATCGTCGGCACCGCCGGCGTGACGCTCTACGAGGTCGGCACGACCAAAGAGGTCCGGGTCGATTCCGGCGCGAGCCGCCTGTACGTCAGCGTCGACGGCGGCATGAGCGACAATGCCCGCACGGCTCTCTACGGCGCGCAATTCTCCGCGCGGCTCGCGTCGCGTGCGGGAACGGGCGCGCCCGCCCTGGCCCGCGTCGTCGGCAAGCACTGCGAGTCGGGCGACATCGTGGTCGATCACGAATACCTCCCTGGTGATGTGTCGCCAGGAGACCTGCTCGCCGTCCCCGCCACCGGCGCGTACTGCGCCTCGCTGTCGAGCAACTACAACCATGTCCCTCGCCCTCCGATCGTCGCGGTCTCAGGTGGCCGCTCCCGCGTGATCGTGCGCGGAGAGAGCATCGATGATCTGCTGGCACGGGATGCTGGGATCAGCACGAATGAAGGAGCACGATGA